The window CAGAAACGCCTTTCATTTTATCAATGCTTGGCTGGGCGTCCTGGCCGGATTTCTTCATTTGGGCAATTTCATCAGAAACAGTATTTCTTAGATGGCGTAACTCTTCAATATCAACTAAAAGGGATTTCCTTTTTTCCTCATTTTCAAGGAACGGGGAGAAGTCAATATCAGCCCGGCGCTTTTTCATGCCCTGGACAACAGTGTCCAGGTTGTTTTTAATCAATTTAATATCAAGCATTTTTGATTTTTGTCCTGCATGATTATAGGGTTGAAAGGTGGCTGGTTATAATATTTTTACAATTGTATTCAGATAACACGGGCTATGTAAACAGTCAACGATTATTGCCGGTTGACAATTCCCCAACAGTGTATAATATTTCTCAAAACTTTTTGCGCACTAATTAAGGAATGTGACTATGGATGAAACTAAAAGCGGTAAAAACAGTGTGTTAAGCCTTGTGGCGGAACGTATGAATGCCCTGTCCCCGGAACAGGTTGAAGAAAAATACAACACCATTGAAAATAAACTGTTTGACTTTGCAAATTTCCTGGAATCCCAGCAGGTACTCCTCTATCCGCCCGGAAGTAAGGAAATTCCTACGGAAAAGATTATTCGCAAGGCCATGGAAATTGAAAAAAGTGTTATTCTTCCAGTGTTTACGGATGTTAAAAATACTTTTCTTTTGTACAAAATAAGTCATTTTGACAGGGATCTTATTACCAATGCCCACGACATGCTTGAGCCCAATCCGGAACGGTGTAAAAAAATCGCCCTGGATGATGTGGATATTGCCATTATCCCGGGCCTGGCCTTTGATGACAAGGGCGGGCGCATGGGATTCGGCAACAACTATTACTCAAAGCTGATAACAAAATTGCCGGAAACCTGCCGCAAGGTTTCTCTGGCGTATGAAGAGCAGATTGTAGACCAGATTCAGATGGAATCAAGAAAATATACAGTGGACATTATTATTACCGATACCCGGGTTATTTACAAAATTTAACTATTGCCCAACGCACGCCTGAACGCCGTTAAATCTGCGGTCTTGCCCATGACAATCAGAGTGTCGCGGGGGTGGATAATGGTTTCAAAATGGGGGGCAAATTCCATGTGGCCGGACTTCTCTTTGATTGCAATGATAATCAGATTGTAATTCTGCCGGATACCCGAATCTTTAAGTTGTTTTCCTACATAGTCCGATGTCTCCGGTACAAATGCCTCCTCAATCTGGATGGCATCGCTTTGCCGGGACAGCGCTGTATCCAGAAAGTTGGAAACCGTGGGGCGCAGCAACTTTAAACCCATGGAAACCCCACCGATATCATAGGGGGATTCCACCTGGTTGGCACCGGCCACATAGAATTTTTTTCTCACCATGGGGTTTGATGCCCGGGCCATAATATAGATGTCGGGATTGAGCTGTCTGGCAGTGAGCACCAGGAACACATTTGCTGTATCTGTTGCAAGAACTGCCACTATGGCCCTGGCCCGTTTGATCCCGGCTTTTTCCAGCACATCCTCGTCTCCGGCATCTCCGATGATATAGTGGATTTTATCCTGTTCCAGGGTCTCTTTGAGCTCCTCACTTTGTTCTACGACGACGAGGTCCTTGGTGTCTTCAGCCACGAATTTGCAAAGGACCCTTCCGATGCGGCCGTATCCGCAGACAATGTAATGGTTATTCAATTTTTTTATTTTGTTGTCCAAACGCTGTCTCCCCAGCATGCGTTTAATTTCACCATCCACCACGGAACTGATGAAAACGCCGCCCATATAAAGAAAGTAGCCCACACCTGTAAATATCAGAAGAATGGTGAACAGCCGCCCACCGTCCGACAGGTCGTGGACTTCCAGAAAACCCACCGTACTCAGGGTAATGGCCGTCATATAGGCGGAATCAAGGATGCCCCAGCCTTCAATGGCCATGTATCCGCCAGTGCCGAGTATAAAAAACAGAACTGCGACAAATACGGTGACCTTCATTTTTAACGTTTTATCCATGGCTGTTTATGTACTTTTACTTACGTCCAAATGCAAGGGAAAGATGTGCGGATGAAAAATCCCCCAACCGCTTTGGTTACGGGCTTTAAACTCGTTTTCTAAAGCTTGACGCCCCCGGCGGTTGCTGCTATTAAAAAGCCATGAGTGATGAACCCGCAAAATTTTCGCGCTGGCGCAGGGATATGGTGGAAACCCAGATCATCGCCAGGGGCATAAGTGATCCTCTGGTGATCCAGGCCATGACCCATGTTCCCCGCCACCTGTTTGTCAGCGAAGCCCTGGTGGACAGTGCCTATGGGGACTTTCCGCTTCCCATCGGTGAGGGGCAGACAATTTCCCAGCCTTTTATCATTGCCGAGATGACCCAGAGCCTGGCCCTCACAGGCCAGGAACGTGTGCTTGAGATCGGCACAGGGTCCGGATACCAGGCGGCTGTGCTGTCGCGCATTGTTTACAAGGTATATACCATTGAGCGGAATAATACCTTATATTTACAGACCCGCAAGCTGTTTGACCGTCTGAGATACCACAACATCGTAACCCGGTATTCCGACGGCACCCAGGGCTGGAAAGCCGAAAGCCCCTTTGACGCCATCATTGTCACGGCCGGGGGAAACCAGGTCCCCGAGCCTTTGGTGAATCAGCTTGCCGAGGGCGGCCGCCTGGTCATACCCGTGGGGGGGCTGCATGTCCAGGAGCTTTTGCGTGTTGAGAAAACCAGCACCGGCATCAGAACCGTTAATCTTGGGGGATGCCGTTTTGTGAAGCTTATCGGCGAACACGGGTGGTCAGCGTAATTCCTGCTGAACTTAAACCCGTGTTTGGACGCTATTGACGACCGATATCTTGAACTGACCTGAATATTCTGAACTAAATATCCTGGCCCGAATCTAAAAGAGGTAACTTTTCATGTTCTTTTCTTCTTCCTCCTTGACAACCATCAAAGAGTTGCTCATGGGGTTTTGTCTGGGCGTTGCCAATATTATTCCCGGGGTTTCCGGCGGAACCTTTCTGCTGGTTTTCGGGATATATGAACGGGTATTTTCAACCTTAAACCGGATCAATAAATCCTTTATTCTGAAATGCCTTGGACTTGTTCTCTCCTGTTTCACGAACCCGGTTCAGGGAATTAAAAATTTATCTGTATTTTTTACCCAAAATGGTTTCTTTTTCCTGTTTAAACTTGCCGCCGGTACTGCTGTGGCCATTCTATCCCTGTCAAGCCTGATGAAATATCTTCTGCTTCACCATTTTTGTGTCACCTATTCGCTTTTTTTCGGGCTGATTCTGGTCTCCATCATTATTCCGGTAAAAATGCTCAAGAGGTTTGATGCCTGGGCCGTTGTTTGTCTTCTGGCCGGGATCGGCATCACCGTGTGGGTATCTGCCATGGTAAACCCCTATGACAAAATCAAGATGAAGTCCGATCATCTGGCCCGGGCCTATCAGGTTCAGTCCGTTCCTGCCGCCGGTCTGGATCATTCCGGGCCTGAATCGGAAAAAACCGTTTCATCTGTCCAAGGATATTCTTCGGGGGATTATCTGTACATTGCACTGTGCGGAGCCCTTGCCATTTCCGCCACTGTGCTGCCGGGCATCAGCGGTTCACTGGTGCTGATTTTAATGGGTGCCTATTTTGATGTGATTTCGGCCATCTCCGAATTAAAATCCCTGCATCTGGAGACGTTCATCTTTCTTGGCATATTCGGCCTGGGGGTGGTGGTGGGCGGTCTTTTGTTTGCCCGGCTGGTCAGTTTTGTCCTTGCCCGATATTATAATCCCACCATGGCTTTTTTGGGCGGTCTGATGGCAGGATCTCTTTATGCCCTGTGGCCCTTTAAAGAGACCGTGCTCATGGCCCAGCAGTATGTAAAACAGGCCGGAGAAGTGGTCTGCCTTGAAAACGTGGTAGTCCAGACCAACATCAATATTCTTCCCACAGGCGATGATCCTTTGATGGCGGCATTTATCTTCTTTGTCCTGGGCGGTATTATCATGATGCTTTTTGTCAGAAAAGAGACAGCTGTTGCACCGGCAGACCGGTAAGCTTATATGATTTAAAGTGTTCCCCCCCATTGTTTGTAAACAGGCCTGATCCATAATGACCCCCGACGATTTTTTACAAATAGAAAAACAGTTTTATGCCTATACCATGCCCTTTGTTGACAGGGCCGAAGATCCCTACCCGTTTGTGCTCAAACAGGAGCACACGACCCGGGTCTGCAGGGCCATGGAAATGCTTTGCGCATCCCTTGGTCTCGACGGCCCGACAACTGTCCGGGCCTGTGCTGCTGCCATGGTTCATGATATGGGCCGGTTTCCCCAGTTTGCTGTTTTTCATACCTATTCGGATGCCCGATCCAAAAATCATGCCGCCCTGAGCTGCCGGGAAATAGTGCGCAGCAACATTCTTTCCCGATTATCCGTTACAGACAGGCAGCTGATTTTACGGGCCGTGGCCCTGCATAACCGCCCCCGGCTTTCCTCAAATCTTGGGCGTGATTTAGATCTTCTGGCCCGCCTGCTCAGGGATGCCGACAAGATGGATATTTTTTATGTGATGAAAGACCATTATCTGAATCTGGAGTTAAGTCACAGCTTTATTACCCATGATCTGCACGATGACGGCAAAATACCGGAAAAGGTTGCTCTATCCCTTCTTGAAACACGCCAAAATAGTTTAAGACATGTCAACACGCTCAATGGCATGAGGATCTTCCAGGCCGGGATGGTTTATGATTTGAATTTTCCGGCTGCCGCCGCCGCCATACTGGAACTGGACGTTATTCCGGTTCTGCTGGGCGGCATCCCTTCTTCAGATCTGATTGCCCGGCTGGAGCAGGCGCTTTTGGCTCACCTGAGATCTCTTGCGGCATCCGGGACTCGGGCGTTTAGTTAAAAACGTTGGCTAATTCTTCTTTACTGAACCCATAGACTGAATTGCAGTGATGGCATCTGAGCTCCAAGGGGAAGGGACCGTTGGCCAGGATGTCGGTACGGTCTTCTCCGGGCAGCTGCTTGAGGTAGTCTGCCATTCTCTCCTTTGAGCAACGGCAGTAAAACTCAACCCGGGAACTGCCCAGAGGTCTGGGGGACAAGTCGGCAAAAGCGGTTTCGATGACGGACTCCGGTGTATGGTCGGTTTGATCGAAGGCGAAACAGTGGCCTAACGTGTCAATTTTCCGGATCATGGCTTCGGCCCGGGCAACATTCTCTGGCTGTGCACCCGGCAGTGCCTGCAGAAAGATACCGCCGGCACCGGTAACGTTTTCATTGTCATCAAAAGCCACGCTCAGAGTGAAGCCGGAAGGAATCTGTTCCGAAGTCAGAAAGTATTCAGCCAGGTCTTCGGCAATGGACCCGTGGACCAGGGCAATCTGGCCGGTGTAGGGTCGGTTGGCATCCTCTATGTATCGGGTTACCGACAAAAAACCTGCCCCGTAAAGGGTG is drawn from uncultured Desulfobacter sp. and contains these coding sequences:
- a CDS encoding 5-formyltetrahydrofolate cyclo-ligase, which encodes MDETKSGKNSVLSLVAERMNALSPEQVEEKYNTIENKLFDFANFLESQQVLLYPPGSKEIPTEKIIRKAMEIEKSVILPVFTDVKNTFLLYKISHFDRDLITNAHDMLEPNPERCKKIALDDVDIAIIPGLAFDDKGGRMGFGNNYYSKLITKLPETCRKVSLAYEEQIVDQIQMESRKYTVDIIITDTRVIYKI
- a CDS encoding protein-L-isoaspartate(D-aspartate) O-methyltransferase, with translation MSDEPAKFSRWRRDMVETQIIARGISDPLVIQAMTHVPRHLFVSEALVDSAYGDFPLPIGEGQTISQPFIIAEMTQSLALTGQERVLEIGTGSGYQAAVLSRIVYKVYTIERNNTLYLQTRKLFDRLRYHNIVTRYSDGTQGWKAESPFDAIIVTAGGNQVPEPLVNQLAEGGRLVIPVGGLHVQELLRVEKTSTGIRTVNLGGCRFVKLIGEHGWSA
- a CDS encoding DUF368 domain-containing protein gives rise to the protein MFFSSSSLTTIKELLMGFCLGVANIIPGVSGGTFLLVFGIYERVFSTLNRINKSFILKCLGLVLSCFTNPVQGIKNLSVFFTQNGFFFLFKLAAGTAVAILSLSSLMKYLLLHHFCVTYSLFFGLILVSIIIPVKMLKRFDAWAVVCLLAGIGITVWVSAMVNPYDKIKMKSDHLARAYQVQSVPAAGLDHSGPESEKTVSSVQGYSSGDYLYIALCGALAISATVLPGISGSLVLILMGAYFDVISAISELKSLHLETFIFLGIFGLGVVVGGLLFARLVSFVLARYYNPTMAFLGGLMAGSLYALWPFKETVLMAQQYVKQAGEVVCLENVVVQTNINILPTGDDPLMAAFIFFVLGGIIMMLFVRKETAVAPADR
- a CDS encoding Hsp33 family molecular chaperone HslO, which gives rise to MIKKDIFNHDVKAQFQASANERMYRFFMADDQIKGVVVHATRMVKEMQANHDLGPLETLVLGQAYIAAALLSAPLKGRDRIAMNIQCSGPIKGLDVEANAFGEIRGYLKANPIEVENPEKIKWLSTLYGAGFLSVTRYIEDANRPYTGQIALVHGSIAEDLAEYFLTSEQIPSGFTLSVAFDDNENVTGAGGIFLQALPGAQPENVARAEAMIRKIDTLGHCFAFDQTDHTPESVIETAFADLSPRPLGSSRVEFYCRCSKERMADYLKQLPGEDRTDILANGPFPLELRCHHCNSVYGFSKEELANVFN
- a CDS encoding potassium channel protein, translated to MDKTLKMKVTVFVAVLFFILGTGGYMAIEGWGILDSAYMTAITLSTVGFLEVHDLSDGGRLFTILLIFTGVGYFLYMGGVFISSVVDGEIKRMLGRQRLDNKIKKLNNHYIVCGYGRIGRVLCKFVAEDTKDLVVVEQSEELKETLEQDKIHYIIGDAGDEDVLEKAGIKRARAIVAVLATDTANVFLVLTARQLNPDIYIMARASNPMVRKKFYVAGANQVESPYDIGGVSMGLKLLRPTVSNFLDTALSRQSDAIQIEEAFVPETSDYVGKQLKDSGIRQNYNLIIIAIKEKSGHMEFAPHFETIIHPRDTLIVMGKTADLTAFRRALGNS
- a CDS encoding HD domain-containing protein; the protein is MTPDDFLQIEKQFYAYTMPFVDRAEDPYPFVLKQEHTTRVCRAMEMLCASLGLDGPTTVRACAAAMVHDMGRFPQFAVFHTYSDARSKNHAALSCREIVRSNILSRLSVTDRQLILRAVALHNRPRLSSNLGRDLDLLARLLRDADKMDIFYVMKDHYLNLELSHSFITHDLHDDGKIPEKVALSLLETRQNSLRHVNTLNGMRIFQAGMVYDLNFPAAAAAILELDVIPVLLGGIPSSDLIARLEQALLAHLRSLAASGTRAFS